A single Methanotorris formicicus Mc-S-70 DNA region contains:
- the carB gene encoding carbamoyl-phosphate synthase large subunit codes for MKREDINKVMILGSGPIVIGQAAEFDFSGSQACKALREEGIYTILVNSNPATIQTDTNIADKVYLEPLHPKIVEKIIEKERPDAILPTMGGQTGLNLAMELYKRGVLEKYNVELIGSNAKVIEISEDRALFDKAMKEIGEPTTKSKAVNSVEEALEFVEEIGYPVIVRPAFTLGGTGGGIAHNEEELIEIVKKGLKYSLIGQVLIDESVLGWKEFEYEVMRDRKNTCIVVCNMENIDPMGIHTGESIVVAPAQTLSDEFHQKLRNAALKIIRHLGIEGGCNVQFAVNKEMTEYRVIEVNPRVSRSSALASKATGYPIARIAAKIAIGMTLDEIRNDVTKETPASFEPTLDYVVVKIPRWPFDKFRTVDKRLGTSMKSTGEVMAIGRSFEEALQKAIRSLDIGRFGLIGDGKDKEYSDEETEKILKNPTDERIFVIAHALDKGWSVEKICELSNINEFFIKKIKNIVDMKKELEKLGKKLNA; via the coding sequence TTGAAGAGGGAAGATATAAATAAGGTTATGATTTTGGGTTCTGGGCCTATTGTAATAGGTCAGGCAGCAGAGTTCGATTTTTCTGGTTCTCAGGCATGTAAGGCATTAAGAGAAGAGGGGATATACACTATTTTAGTGAATTCAAACCCTGCAACAATCCAAACTGACACAAATATTGCAGATAAAGTTTACTTAGAGCCACTACATCCAAAGATTGTTGAGAAGATTATTGAAAAGGAAAGACCAGATGCCATATTACCAACAATGGGAGGTCAGACGGGACTTAATCTTGCAATGGAGTTATATAAAAGAGGTGTTTTGGAGAAATACAATGTTGAGTTAATTGGTTCTAATGCAAAGGTAATTGAAATTTCTGAGGATAGGGCATTGTTCGATAAGGCAATGAAGGAAATAGGGGAGCCAACAACAAAATCAAAGGCAGTTAATAGCGTAGAGGAGGCTTTGGAGTTCGTTGAAGAGATTGGTTATCCAGTTATTGTAAGACCCGCGTTTACATTAGGAGGAACTGGAGGGGGAATTGCCCACAATGAAGAGGAACTTATAGAGATTGTTAAGAAGGGTTTAAAATACTCATTAATTGGGCAAGTTTTGATTGATGAAAGTGTTTTGGGTTGGAAAGAGTTTGAGTATGAAGTTATGAGAGACAGAAAAAATACATGTATAGTTGTTTGTAACATGGAGAATATTGATCCAATGGGAATACACACAGGAGAAAGTATAGTTGTTGCTCCAGCACAAACATTGAGCGATGAATTCCACCAAAAATTAAGGAATGCTGCATTAAAAATCATTAGGCATTTGGGGATTGAAGGAGGGTGTAATGTTCAATTTGCAGTAAATAAAGAGATGACAGAGTATAGGGTTATTGAGGTAAACCCGAGGGTTTCAAGGAGTTCAGCATTGGCAAGTAAGGCAACTGGTTACCCAATAGCAAGGATTGCAGCAAAGATAGCAATAGGTATGACATTGGATGAGATTAGAAATGACGTCACAAAAGAAACACCAGCAAGTTTTGAGCCAACATTGGATTATGTTGTTGTGAAAATCCCAAGATGGCCATTTGATAAATTTAGGACAGTTGATAAGAGATTGGGAACAAGTATGAAATCAACTGGAGAAGTTATGGCAATTGGTAGAAGTTTTGAAGAGGCCTTGCAAAAAGCAATTAGAAGTTTAGACATTGGAAGATTTGGTTTAATTGGAGATGGAAAGGATAAAGAATATAGCGATGAGGAGACTGAAAAAATATTAAAGAACCCAACAGATGAGAGGATATTTGTTATTGCTCATGCATTGGATAAGGGTTGGAGTGTTGAGAAGATTTGTGAGTTATCAAATATTAACGAGTTCTTCATTAAAAAAATCAAGAATATTGTGGATATGAAGAAGGAGTTAGAGAAACTTGGAAAGAAATTAAATGCCTAA
- a CDS encoding nucleotidyltransferase family protein, translating into MKTLSEIKEILRKHKKELKDRYKVKSIAIFGSYARGEQKETSDIDILVEFYETPDYLKFFELEDYLSNLLGIQVDLVIKGTIKNPYIKKSIEEDLIYV; encoded by the coding sequence ATGAAGACACTCTCTGAGATTAAAGAAATTCTTAGAAAGCATAAAAAGGAGTTAAAGGATAGGTATAAAGTTAAATCTATTGCTATATTTGGCAGTTATGCAAGAGGAGAGCAAAAAGAGACATCAGACATTGATATATTAGTAGAGTTTTATGAAACTCCTGACTATCTTAAATTTTTTGAGTTAGAAGATTATTTATCAAATTTATTGGGGATTCAGGTAGATTTAGTTATTAAAGGAACTATAAAAAATCCTTACATCAAAAAATCAATTGAAGAGGACTTAATCTATGTTTAG
- a CDS encoding HepT-like ribonuclease domain-containing protein produces the protein MPKKDVRAFLYDILENMNDIIEFTKYMDFDEFLKDKKTQKAVIRSLEVIGEAVKNLPEDFINKYPQVPWKGMARLRDKLIHHYFGINYEIIWDIAANKIPKDIKHIEKILKEY, from the coding sequence ATGCCTAAAAAAGATGTTAGAGCATTTTTGTATGATATTTTAGAAAATATGAACGACATAATTGAATTCACAAAATATATGGACTTTGATGAATTTTTAAAAGATAAAAAGACACAAAAGGCAGTAATTAGAAGTTTAGAAGTTATTGGAGAGGCGGTTAAAAACCTTCCAGAGGACTTCATAAATAAATATCCACAAGTTCCATGGAAAGGAATGGCAAGGTTAAGAGATAAGTTGATTCATCACTATTTTGGAATAAATTATGAAATAATTTGGGATATTGCAGCCAATAAAATCCCCAAAGATATAAAACATATAGAAAAAATTTTAAAAGAATATTGA
- the carB gene encoding carbamoyl-phosphate synthase large subunit → MEILLKAKKMGFSDAQLSHLLGMSENEVRELRKKYGITPTYKMVDTCAAEFEAKTPYYYSAYERIIYKEQDESNPSPNKKVIILGSGPIRIGQGVEFDYSTVHAIFALKEMGIEATIINNNPETVSTDYDTSDKLYFEPITFEDVMNIVEKERENGELLGVMVQFGGQTAINLAMKLHKAGVKILGTSPESIDLAEDREQFSKLLNKLGIPQAEGGTAFTEEEAIKIAERIGYPVLVRPSYVLGGRAMQIVYNTDELKDYMREAVRVSPEHPVLIDKFLEDAIEIDVDAVCDGEDVFIGAIMEHIEEAGVHSGDSACVIPPQTLPKEVIDTIIDYTTKLARALNIVGLINIQYAVKDGKVYILEANPRASRTVPYVSKSIGIPLAKIATKVIMGQKLKDLGYVGIAKPKYVSVKEAVFPFQKLPGVDPVLGPEMKSTGEAIGIDIDFGRAYYKSQLSANMELPMSGTVFISVKDRDKKYIGDIAKKFHELGFEIFATKGTGEIIRKEGIPVREVKKISESTSDNILTLIQQGKVDLIINTSSGDAAKTDGYYIRRAAVEFNIPYITTIQGAKAAIKAIEAVKDGLLGVYSLNEMEN, encoded by the coding sequence GTGGAAATATTATTAAAAGCAAAAAAAATGGGTTTCTCTGATGCTCAATTATCACATTTGTTAGGAATGAGCGAAAATGAGGTTAGGGAGTTGAGAAAAAAGTATGGAATAACTCCGACCTACAAAATGGTGGATACATGTGCTGCTGAGTTTGAGGCAAAAACTCCATACTACTACTCTGCCTATGAAAGAATAATTTATAAGGAGCAAGATGAAAGCAACCCATCTCCAAACAAAAAGGTTATCATCCTCGGTTCTGGACCTATAAGAATTGGGCAGGGAGTAGAGTTTGATTACTCAACAGTTCACGCAATATTCGCCTTAAAGGAAATGGGAATTGAGGCAACCATAATAAACAATAACCCAGAGACGGTTTCAACCGATTATGATACATCAGACAAACTCTACTTTGAACCAATAACCTTTGAAGATGTGATGAATATTGTTGAAAAAGAGAGGGAAAATGGAGAATTGTTGGGAGTTATGGTTCAATTTGGTGGACAGACAGCAATAAACTTAGCAATGAAACTCCATAAAGCAGGAGTTAAAATATTAGGAACTTCTCCTGAAAGTATAGATTTAGCAGAAGATAGAGAGCAATTCTCTAAACTCCTGAATAAATTGGGCATCCCACAGGCAGAGGGAGGGACTGCATTTACTGAAGAAGAAGCAATAAAAATTGCAGAGAGGATTGGGTATCCCGTATTGGTTAGACCTTCCTATGTCCTTGGTGGAAGGGCAATGCAGATAGTTTATAATACAGATGAATTGAAAGATTACATGAGAGAGGCAGTTAGAGTTTCCCCAGAGCATCCTGTTTTGATTGATAAGTTTTTGGAGGATGCCATTGAGATTGATGTTGATGCTGTGTGTGATGGGGAAGATGTGTTTATTGGAGCAATAATGGAGCATATTGAGGAAGCGGGAGTGCACAGTGGAGATAGTGCCTGTGTAATCCCTCCTCAAACACTGCCAAAAGAAGTTATTGATACAATAATAGATTACACAACAAAATTGGCAAGGGCATTAAATATTGTTGGTTTAATAAATATCCAATATGCAGTTAAGGATGGGAAGGTTTATATCTTAGAGGCAAACCCAAGGGCATCAAGAACAGTTCCTTATGTAAGTAAATCAATTGGTATTCCACTTGCAAAGATTGCTACAAAGGTAATTATGGGGCAAAAACTTAAAGATTTAGGATATGTTGGAATAGCAAAACCAAAATATGTTTCAGTTAAAGAGGCAGTATTCCCATTCCAAAAATTGCCCGGGGTTGATCCTGTTTTAGGGCCAGAGATGAAATCCACTGGAGAGGCAATAGGTATTGATATTGATTTTGGTAGGGCATACTACAAATCTCAACTATCAGCAAATATGGAATTGCCAATGTCAGGAACAGTGTTTATAAGCGTTAAGGATAGGGATAAGAAATATATTGGAGATATTGCTAAGAAGTTCCATGAATTGGGCTTTGAGATATTTGCAACAAAGGGAACTGGTGAAATTATAAGAAAAGAGGGTATTCCAGTTAGGGAGGTTAAGAAAATCTCTGAAAGCACAAGCGACAATATCCTAACATTAATTCAGCAGGGTAAGGTTGATTTGATAATAAATACTTCCTCTGGAGATGCTGCAAAAACAGATGGCTATTATATAAGAAGGGCTGCAGTGGAGTTCAATATCCCATACATAACCACAATACAAGGTGCAAAAGCAGCAATTAAAGCAATTGAAGCAGTTAAAGATGGATTGTTGGGAGTTTATTCCTTAAATGAAATGGAAAATTAA
- the serA gene encoding phosphoglycerate dehydrogenase gives MVKILVTDPLHEDAIKILKEVGDVEVATGLSKEELLEKIKDAEVLVVRSGTKVTREVIEHAEKLKVIGRAGVGVDNIDLDTATEKGIIVVNAPDASSISVAELTMGLMLAAARNIPQATESLKRGEWDRKRFKGIELYGKTLGIVGLGRIGQQVAKRAQAFGMNIIAYDPYIPEEIANSLGIRLVSINDLCKESDFITLHVPLTPKTKHMIGKEQIDLMKKNTIIVNCARGGLIDEKALYEALKEKRIRAAALDVFEEEPPKDNPLLTLDNVIGTPHQGASTEEAQKSAGTIVAEQIKKILRGEPAENIVNLPMIPPEKMSKIKPYMVLAEKLGNITMQLLDKSVRKIEIIYAGELAKEKTDLIKRAFLKGLLSPILLAGINLVNAPVVAKNRNIKVVEGTLSESEYGNAIKVIAEGETDKISITGTITNEKPMLCEINGYKVNFSPEGIFCIIKHIDRPGTIGKVCLTLGDYGINIAGMQVGRESPGGGSIMLLDVDHVVPEEVVEKIKKLENIKDMKVINL, from the coding sequence ATGGTGAAGATACTGGTAACAGACCCGTTGCATGAAGATGCTATAAAGATTTTAAAGGAAGTTGGTGATGTTGAGGTAGCAACTGGTTTAAGTAAAGAAGAGTTGTTGGAGAAAATTAAAGATGCAGAAGTTTTAGTCGTTAGAAGTGGAACAAAAGTAACAAGGGAAGTCATTGAACATGCAGAAAAATTAAAAGTTATTGGTAGAGCAGGGGTTGGTGTTGATAATATTGACTTAGATACTGCAACTGAGAAAGGGATTATTGTTGTCAATGCCCCAGACGCATCATCAATTTCAGTTGCAGAGTTGACAATGGGTTTAATGCTTGCAGCAGCGAGAAACATCCCACAGGCAACAGAATCATTAAAAAGAGGAGAATGGGACAGGAAGAGATTTAAAGGAATTGAGTTGTATGGAAAAACACTTGGAATTGTTGGTTTAGGAAGGATTGGGCAACAAGTTGCTAAAAGAGCACAGGCATTTGGAATGAATATAATTGCCTACGACCCATATATCCCTGAGGAAATTGCCAATTCACTTGGAATAAGGTTGGTTAGTATAAATGACCTCTGCAAAGAGAGTGATTTCATAACCCTCCACGTTCCATTGACACCAAAAACAAAACACATGATTGGAAAAGAACAGATTGACTTGATGAAGAAAAACACCATAATTGTAAACTGTGCAAGAGGTGGATTAATTGATGAGAAGGCATTGTATGAGGCATTAAAAGAAAAGAGAATAAGAGCGGCTGCACTTGATGTCTTTGAAGAAGAACCACCAAAAGACAATCCATTATTAACCTTGGATAACGTTATAGGAACCCCACACCAAGGTGCTTCAACAGAGGAGGCACAAAAAAGTGCAGGAACAATAGTTGCTGAGCAGATAAAAAAAATATTGAGAGGAGAACCTGCTGAAAATATCGTTAATCTACCAATGATTCCTCCTGAAAAGATGAGTAAGATAAAGCCATATATGGTGTTGGCAGAGAAGTTAGGAAATATAACTATGCAATTGCTTGACAAATCTGTAAGAAAAATAGAGATTATCTATGCTGGAGAATTGGCAAAGGAAAAAACAGATTTAATAAAAAGAGCATTTTTAAAAGGTCTTTTGTCACCAATATTACTTGCGGGAATCAACTTAGTCAACGCTCCAGTTGTTGCAAAGAATAGAAACATCAAGGTTGTTGAAGGGACTTTATCAGAGAGTGAATATGGAAATGCAATAAAAGTTATTGCAGAGGGAGAAACAGATAAAATCTCAATCACTGGCACTATTACAAATGAAAAACCAATGCTATGTGAAATCAATGGATATAAAGTTAACTTCAGTCCAGAGGGGATATTCTGCATCATAAAACACATAGACAGACCTGGCACAATTGGGAAGGTTTGCCTAACCCTTGGAGATTATGGAATAAACATTGCTGGAATGCAGGTTGGTAGGGAATCACCTGGTGGGGGAAGCATTATGTTGTTGGATGTTGACCACGTGGTTCCAGAAGAAGTTGTGGAGAAAATAAAGAAACTTGAAAATATAAAAGATATGAAGGTTATCAATCTATAA
- the carA gene encoding glutamine-hydrolyzing carbamoyl-phosphate synthase small subunit — protein sequence MYAVLVLEDGTVFKGIGHGSEREILGELVFNTSMTGYVEILTDPSYKGQIVTMTYPLEGNYGVSKEWYESDGIKAEGFVIRELTGKELNDFLKEYDIPCISNIDTRFITRKIRDKGVVRAALKTSSEPIGDEDIEELLKKAREHKDLSEIDLVPMVSTKEVKINEPIGEKKARCVLIDCGVKNSIIKCLVERGCEVIQVPYNTKADEILEYKADFVLVSNGPGDPVRVEETINTVKELIGVVPITGICLGHQIITLALGGETYKLKFGHRGGNQPVKDLTTGRVYITSQNHGFATKEESLPDDVEIMHINLNDNTIEGIKHKDLPIWSIQYHPEAGPGPHDAKFLFDEMIKLRHAK from the coding sequence ATGTATGCTGTTTTGGTTTTGGAAGATGGAACTGTTTTTAAAGGAATTGGTCATGGTTCTGAAAGAGAGATTTTGGGAGAATTGGTATTTAACACAAGTATGACCGGGTATGTTGAAATCTTAACAGACCCTTCATATAAAGGACAGATAGTCACAATGACTTACCCATTAGAAGGGAACTATGGGGTTAGTAAGGAGTGGTATGAATCTGATGGAATAAAGGCAGAAGGTTTTGTTATTAGAGAATTAACCGGTAAAGAATTGAATGATTTTTTGAAAGAATATGATATTCCATGCATATCCAATATTGATACAAGGTTTATAACAAGAAAGATTAGGGATAAAGGGGTTGTAAGAGCAGCGTTAAAAACATCATCAGAACCAATAGGCGATGAGGATATTGAAGAACTATTAAAAAAAGCAAGAGAGCATAAGGATTTATCAGAAATTGATTTAGTTCCAATGGTATCTACAAAAGAGGTAAAAATCAATGAACCTATTGGGGAGAAAAAGGCAAGATGTGTCTTAATTGATTGTGGGGTTAAGAATAGCATAATAAAATGTTTGGTTGAGAGGGGTTGTGAGGTTATCCAAGTTCCATACAACACAAAGGCAGATGAAATCTTAGAGTATAAGGCAGATTTCGTTTTGGTTTCAAACGGTCCAGGAGATCCTGTTAGGGTTGAAGAGACAATAAACACAGTAAAAGAATTAATTGGAGTGGTCCCAATAACTGGAATTTGTTTAGGGCATCAAATTATTACTTTAGCATTAGGAGGAGAAACATACAAACTCAAATTTGGACATAGGGGAGGAAACCAGCCAGTTAAAGATCTAACAACTGGAAGAGTATATATAACCTCCCAAAACCATGGATTTGCAACAAAAGAAGAATCTCTCCCTGATGATGTTGAAATTATGCATATAAATCTAAACGACAATACCATTGAAGGAATAAAACATAAGGATTTACCAATTTGGAGCATCCAATACCACCCAGAAGCAGGGCCTGGGCCACACGATGCCAAGTTTTTGTTTGATGAGATGATTAAGTTGAGACATGCTAAATAA
- the eif5A gene encoding translation initiation factor IF-5A, which yields MAGTKQVNLGSLKKGQYIMIDGVPCEIVDISVSKPGKHGGAKARVTAIGIFEPIKKEHVGPTASKVEVPIIDKRKGQVLALMGDLVQIMDLESYETLELPIPEGMEGLEPGAEVEYFEAVGRYKITRVIGGK from the coding sequence ATGGCAGGAACAAAGCAAGTAAACTTAGGTTCATTGAAAAAAGGGCAATACATCATGATAGATGGAGTACCATGTGAAATTGTAGATATAAGCGTATCAAAACCAGGAAAACACGGAGGAGCAAAGGCAAGAGTTACAGCAATTGGTATTTTTGAACCAATTAAAAAAGAACATGTAGGACCTACAGCATCAAAAGTAGAAGTTCCAATCATTGACAAAAGAAAAGGGCAAGTTTTAGCATTAATGGGTGATTTAGTCCAAATTATGGATTTGGAAAGTTATGAAACATTAGAACTTCCAATTCCAGAGGGCATGGAAGGTTTGGAACCAGGTGCTGAAGTAGAGTACTTTGAGGCAGTTGGAAGATACAAAATAACGAGGGTTATTGGCGGAAAATAA
- a CDS encoding AbrB/MazE/SpoVT family DNA-binding domain-containing protein yields the protein MNISVSFTQKIDKKGKITIPASIRKKFNLETEDLVEVEIKKVFKKEELEFSD from the coding sequence ATGAATATTAGCGTATCATTTACACAAAAAATAGATAAAAAAGGAAAAATAACAATTCCTGCATCTATTCGAAAAAAATTTAATCTTGAAACCGAAGATCTCGTTGAGGTTGAAATTAAAAAAGTGTTTAAAAAAGAGGAATTGGAGTTCTCCGATTAA
- a CDS encoding P-II family nitrogen regulator, whose translation MKKIEAIIRTSKLEDVKNALIKEGCKGLTVSEVKGRGVQGGIVERYRGREYVVDLLPKVKLEMVVNDEDVEKFIGIICENAKTGEFGDGKIFVVPVEEVVRVRTGERGKDAL comes from the coding sequence ATGAAAAAGATAGAGGCAATTATAAGAACTTCAAAGTTAGAGGATGTAAAAAATGCATTAATCAAAGAAGGATGTAAAGGTTTAACAGTTAGTGAGGTTAAAGGAAGAGGAGTCCAAGGAGGAATTGTTGAGAGATACAGGGGGAGAGAATACGTTGTTGATTTATTGCCAAAGGTAAAACTTGAGATGGTTGTCAACGATGAGGATGTAGAGAAATTCATTGGTATAATTTGCGAAAATGCTAAAACAGGAGAGTTTGGAGATGGTAAGATATTTGTCGTTCCAGTAGAGGAAGTTGTAAGGGTAAGAACCGGAGAAAGAGGAAAAGATGCCTTATAA
- a CDS encoding ammonium transporter: MATADLFQNATDINSIVQALTAMANASDVFFLVVMGVLVFMMQWGFAMLEGGQVRKKNVNNVMMKNMVDWFIGCVSWLLIGGVLCASINPADFISWWQQIFGTNWANNGLDLANWFFGLVFCATAATIVSGGVAERIKFSAYVLISLIITAFLYPLFVYLGPWGASVVPWHDYAGSLVVHGLGGFLALGAIMALGPRVGRFKDGKPVPILGHNIPMAVFGAFALAIGWYGFNVGSSLALGDISGLVCATTTLAMAGGGIGALLASKKDVLFTANGIVAGLVAICSGTDIVSPIGGLLIGLAAGIQVPIVYRLLENAKLDDVCGVVPVHGTAGVVGAVLAGIFGMTALGGAGDVSLVDQIIASVFCIIYGTGLGFIIAKIAGIVCGGLRVSEEEEFKGLDLAEHKMPAYPEEETSMA; the protein is encoded by the coding sequence ATGGCGACTGCAGATCTGTTCCAAAATGCAACGGATATAAATTCAATTGTGCAGGCTTTAACTGCAATGGCTAATGCAAGTGATGTATTCTTCCTCGTTGTTATGGGTGTCCTCGTCTTCATGATGCAATGGGGCTTTGCAATGCTTGAAGGAGGGCAGGTTAGGAAGAAAAATGTTAACAATGTTATGATGAAGAACATGGTTGATTGGTTTATTGGTTGTGTTTCATGGTTGTTAATTGGTGGTGTTTTATGTGCATCAATAAATCCGGCTGATTTCATAAGTTGGTGGCAACAGATATTCGGAACAAACTGGGCAAATAATGGACTTGATTTAGCAAACTGGTTCTTTGGTTTGGTATTCTGTGCTACTGCTGCAACAATCGTCTCAGGAGGAGTTGCAGAGAGAATTAAGTTCAGTGCTTATGTATTGATATCATTGATTATTACAGCGTTCTTGTATCCTCTGTTCGTTTACTTAGGTCCTTGGGGAGCAAGTGTAGTTCCATGGCATGACTATGCAGGAAGTTTAGTCGTCCACGGTTTAGGTGGATTCTTAGCATTAGGGGCAATAATGGCATTAGGTCCAAGAGTTGGAAGATTTAAAGATGGAAAACCAGTTCCAATTTTAGGACACAACATCCCAATGGCTGTATTTGGGGCATTTGCATTAGCAATTGGTTGGTATGGATTCAACGTAGGGAGTTCATTAGCATTAGGAGATATTAGTGGGTTAGTTTGTGCAACAACAACATTAGCAATGGCTGGAGGAGGAATCGGGGCATTACTTGCATCTAAGAAAGATGTTCTATTCACAGCAAACGGTATTGTTGCTGGTTTAGTTGCAATTTGTTCAGGAACAGATATCGTAAGTCCAATTGGTGGTTTATTAATTGGATTGGCAGCAGGAATCCAAGTACCAATTGTTTACAGATTATTAGAAAATGCTAAATTGGATGACGTTTGTGGTGTCGTTCCAGTCCACGGAACAGCAGGGGTTGTTGGGGCTGTATTAGCAGGTATCTTTGGAATGACTGCTTTAGGTGGGGCAGGTGATGTAAGTTTAGTTGACCAAATAATTGCATCAGTATTCTGTATCATCTACGGTACTGGATTAGGTTTCATCATTGCTAAAATAGCAGGAATCGTATGTGGTGGATTGAGAGTTAGTGAAGAAGAAGAATTTAAAGGTCTTGACTTGGCAGAACACAAAATGCCTGCTTACCCAGAAGAAGAAACCTCAATGGCATAA
- a CDS encoding AI-2E family transporter codes for MNIEEFKLLKRVVAIAVFLSCFYMVWPFIDVLAFSCAFAYMTKPIYDKLHPYIGKSISALACLLLFTIPTVVLMLVVLKEILLYMQTIDINAITNDIIRLLNYFGINKTSVGEFNQILIQGWELIKPSIKGMINQISLLPHIAIKIVMIFFTTYYFLKDGHKLKDVILSHIPEEHQYKTKIFLEHLNESYKNLFIGNALTSLVIGIVAGMGYYLIDVPNALFLAILTGLFALLPIVGGWTVYIPLTIYYIISKDYIKALEIFIFGAVFLSTMPDFVIRPFVVKKEADLHPVLILIAFLIGPLTLGIKGFALGPMIVGALNAIFAMKTRRNMDSQ; via the coding sequence ATGAACATTGAAGAATTTAAATTATTAAAAAGAGTTGTTGCTATTGCGGTATTTTTATCTTGTTTTTACATGGTATGGCCGTTTATTGATGTTTTGGCGTTTTCATGTGCATTTGCATATATGACAAAACCAATATACGATAAATTGCATCCCTACATTGGGAAATCTATATCTGCACTTGCATGTTTATTGCTCTTTACAATCCCAACAGTAGTTTTAATGCTTGTGGTGTTGAAGGAAATTTTGTTGTATATGCAAACCATCGATATTAATGCCATAACCAACGACATCATAAGATTGCTCAATTATTTTGGTATTAACAAAACTTCAGTAGGGGAGTTTAACCAGATTTTAATCCAAGGTTGGGAACTTATAAAACCGTCGATTAAGGGCATGATAAATCAAATTTCCCTACTCCCACATATAGCAATTAAAATAGTCATGATTTTTTTCACAACATACTACTTTCTCAAAGATGGACACAAACTTAAAGATGTTATACTATCCCACATCCCGGAAGAGCACCAATACAAAACAAAGATATTTTTGGAACATCTAAATGAATCATACAAAAACCTATTCATAGGAAATGCCTTAACTTCATTGGTAATTGGTATTGTTGCTGGGATGGGGTATTATTTGATTGATGTTCCAAATGCATTATTTTTGGCTATATTGACAGGATTGTTTGCATTACTTCCTATCGTTGGAGGTTGGACAGTCTATATCCCACTTACAATATACTACATCATAAGCAAAGATTATATAAAGGCATTAGAAATCTTCATCTTTGGGGCAGTGTTCCTCTCCACAATGCCGGATTTTGTTATAAGGCCATTTGTTGTTAAAAAAGAGGCTGATTTACACCCAGTTTTGATACTAATTGCGTTTTTAATAGGGCCTTTAACACTTGGCATAAAGGGTTTCGCATTAGGGCCAATGATTGTTGGGGCATTGAATGCAATATTTGCTATGAAAACACGGAGGAATATGGATTCCCAATAA
- a CDS encoding adenylyltransferase/cytidyltransferase family protein, translating into MEKKKIVVTAGTFDLLHPGHYETLKFAKSLGDELIVIIARDETVKKIKGRKPVIPEEQRRIMVEALKPVDKAILGSLKDKLEPILKIKPDIIVLGPDQTTFDVGELKRELAKHNLFPEVIKVKEYTKCPFHSSFDIVKEIVRRFGGCKK; encoded by the coding sequence ATGGAAAAGAAAAAGATTGTAGTAACAGCAGGGACATTCGATTTACTCCATCCTGGACATTATGAGACACTAAAATTTGCAAAAAGTCTTGGGGATGAGTTGATTGTTATTATAGCGAGAGATGAAACAGTTAAAAAAATAAAAGGAAGAAAGCCTGTAATACCAGAAGAACAGAGGAGAATTATGGTTGAAGCATTGAAACCTGTTGATAAAGCAATTCTTGGGAGTTTAAAGGACAAGTTAGAACCAATATTAAAAATAAAACCAGATATTATTGTCCTTGGCCCAGATCAAACAACATTTGATGTTGGGGAATTAAAGAGGGAATTGGCAAAGCACAATCTATTCCCAGAGGTTATTAAAGTTAAAGAATATACAAAATGCCCATTCCATAGTTCATTTGATATTGTAAAGGAGATTGTTAGAAGATTTGGAGGATGCAAAAAATAG